The following are encoded together in the Citrus sinensis cultivar Valencia sweet orange chromosome 1, DVS_A1.0, whole genome shotgun sequence genome:
- the LOC102609856 gene encoding WD-40 repeat-containing protein MSI4, protein MDPQAPKKRGRKPKPKEDKKDEPKMKESTTTKRTAHQHAVDDKYTHWKSLVPVLYDWLANHNLVWPSLSCRWGPQLEQATYKNRQRLYLSEQTDGSVPNTLVIANCEVVKPRVAAAEHISQFNEEARSPFVKKHKTIIHPGEVNRIRELPQNTKIVATHTDSPDVLIWDVEAQPNRHAVLGATNSRPDLILTGHQDNAEFALAMCPTEPYVLSGGKDKSVVLWSIQDHITSSATDPATAKSAGSSGSIIKQSPKPGDGNDKAADGPSVGPRGIYNGHEDTVEDVTFCPSSAQEFCSVGDDSCLILWDARVGTSPVIKVEKAHDADLHCVDWNPLDDNLILTGSADNSVRMFDRRNLTSNGVGSPINKFEGHSAAVLCVQWSPDKSSVFGSSAEDGLLNIWDYEKVGKKVEQGPRTTHYPAGLFFQHAGHRDKVVDFHWNASDPWTVVSVSDDCDSTGGGGTLQIWRMSDLIYRPQDEVLAELEKFKAHVISCTSKP, encoded by the exons ATGGATCCACAGGCACCCAAGAAGCGAGGCCGCAAACCAAAACccaaagaagacaaaaaggaCGAGCCCAAGATGAAAGAATCCACCACCACCAAACGCACTGCTCACCAGCACGCTGTAGACGACAAGTACACTCACTGGAAGTCTCTCGTTCCCGTTCTTTACGACTGGCTCGCTAACCACAATCTCGTTTGGCCCTCTCTCTCTTGCCG ATGGGGTCCACAGCTTGAGCAAGCTACTTATAAGAATCGCCAACGTCTCTACCTTTCTGAACAA ACTGATGGCAGCGTTCCAAATACACTGGTGATTGCGAATTGTGAGGTTGTCAAACCAAGAGTCGCTGCTGCCGAGCACATTTCTCAG TTTAATGAAGAGGCGCGATCTCCGTTTGTCAAGAAGCACAAGACCATTATACATCCTGGAGAG GTCAACAGAATCAGGGAACTTCCACAGAATACTAAGATAGTGGCCACACACACAGATAGTCCTGAT GTTCTCATTTGGGATGTTGAAGCTCAACCTAACCGTCATGCTGTTCTTGGAGCCACCAATTCTCGTCCAGATTTG ATTTTGACTGGACATCAGGATAATGCTGAATTCGCTCTTGCAATGTGCCCAACAGAACCCTATGTGCTTTCTGGAG gTAAGGACAAGTCAGTGGTTTTGTGGAGCATCCAAGACCATATAACTTCATCGGCCACTGATCCAGCAACCGCTAAATCTGCTGGATCAAGTGGATCAATCATTAAACAAAGCCCCAAGCCTGGGGATGGTAACGACAAAGCTGCTGATGGCCCTTCTGTTGGTCCACGGGGTATCTACAATGGGCATGAGGATACAGTTGAAGATGTGACATTCTGTCCATCCAG TGCGCAGGAGTTCTGTAGCGTTGGTGATGACTCATGCCTTATATTATGGGATGCCCGAGTTGGCACTAGCCCAGTCATTAAG GTTGAAAAAGCACATGATGCTGATCTTCACTGTGTTGACTGGAATCCCCTTGATGATAATCTTATCCTTACCGG GTCAGCTGATAACTCTGTCCGCATGTTTGATCGGCGTAATCTCACTTCTAACGGAGTTGGATCGCCtatcaataaatttgaagGTCACAGTGCCGCTGTTCTCTGTGTTCAG TGGTCTCCAGACAAGTCGTCTGTATTTGGAAGCTCTGCAGAGGATGGTCTCTTAAACATTTGGGACTATGAGAAG GTTGGTAAAAAGGTGGAGCAGGGGCCAAGAACCACTCATTATCCTGCAGGCTTGTTTTTCCAGCATGCTGGGCACAG GGACAAAGTTGTTGACTTCCACTGGAATGCATCTGATCCATGGACTGTTGTTAGTGTCTCTGATGACTGCGATTCTACTGGTGGAGGAGGAACACTGCAG ATATGGCGCATGAGTGATTTGATCTATCGGCCGCAAGATGAGGTTTTAGCAGAGCTTGAGAAGTTCAAGGCCCACGTAATTTCATGTACTTCAAAGCCTTGA